From one Dermacentor silvarum isolate Dsil-2018 chromosome 3, BIME_Dsil_1.4, whole genome shotgun sequence genomic stretch:
- the LOC119444618 gene encoding 3-beta-hydroxysteroid sulfotransferase has protein sequence MPGRKPYLQVIDGVPRCPLVNPAVFLKSLSFRAAKGDVMQSTYPKSGSHWIQYLTQLILNGGKPISSYDEFTRNFRAIEYIDTDGWESPLPVRLFMTHHPLSRETMNKEAKYIYIARNPWDVCVSQFRMTTDISSSQFEDGTFEEFFKPFIQGSLGFGSYFDHVASAYAIKEEPNFLFITYEELKKDIKGTVLRLARFLDERYERALLQNSQMLQNILEWSKPEHMRKVIVFNLCENETHESNDLFVKNKITSKEGYGGENTKYALVKEAKVGGWKKYFTPEQLARFEKKVQDEGNNASFMELWKDIRKEAFTLSCRSAEYHNSSVS, from the coding sequence ATGCCAGGTCGTAAGCCATACCTTCAAGTAATCGACGGTGTGCCGAGGTGCCCACTGGTCAATCCGGCTGTATTTCTAAAAAGTCTCTCTTTCCGCGCTGCCAAGGGTGACGTCATGCAGAGCACATATCCTAAAAGTGGGTCCCATTGGATTCAGTACCTAACGCAGTTAATACTGAACGGAGGAAAACCCATCAGCTCCTACGACGAGTTCACCCGCAACTTCCGAGCAATAGAGTATATAGATACTGATGGCTGGGAGTCGCCTCTACCCGTGAGGCTGTTCATGACGCACCACCCGCTCAGCCGTGAGACTATGAACAAGGAGGCCAAGTACATCTACATCGCTCGAAACCCATGGGACGTCTGCGTCTCGCAGTTTCGCATGACCACAGACATCAGCAGCTCCCAATTCGAGGACGGCACATTCGAAGAGTTCTTCAAACCTTTCATCCAGGGAAGCTTGGGCTTTGGGAGCTACTTTGACCATGTGGCGTCAGCGTACGCTATCAAAGAAGAACCAAACTTCTTGTTCATAACTTACGAAGAGCTCAAGAAGGACATCAAAGGCACAGTATTGAGGTTGGCTAGGTTTTTGGATGAGAGATACGAGAGGGCTCTGCTGCAAAACTCGCAAATGCTACAGAATATTCTTGAATGGTCCAAACCAGAACACATGAGGAAAGTCATCGTGTTCAATCTCTGTGAGAACGAGACGCATGAATCGAACGATCTCTTTGTTAAGAATAAGATTACCAGCAAGGAAGGCTACGGGGGAGAAAACACAAAGTACGCACTGGTAAAAGAAGCCAAAGTTGGAGGCTGGAAAAAATACTTCACTCCTGAACAGCTCGCTCGTTTCGAGAAGAAAGTACAAGATGAAGGGAATAACGCATCGTTTATGGAGCTGTGGAAAGACATCAGAAAGGAGGCGTTCACGTTATCCTGCAGGTCTGCGGAGTACCACAACTCTTCCGTATCTTAA